A stretch of DNA from Maridesulfovibrio sp.:
CCATACGCCAGGTAATGCTTACCAGACAGTTGCAGACCGCCAATGCCCGCCTGCAAAGGGCGTATGATATTATTGACGATGAAGTGCGGCTTGTTGCCAGGTTGCAGGACAAGCTTCTCCCTACTACTGTCCCGGTAATTGACGGGCTGGAACTCAAAAGCCTTTATCGTCCGTCCGGGCGGGCCAGCGGAGACTATTATGATATATTTGGCCTCGGGGACGGAGTCATCCGGGTCATAGTGGCGGATGTCTCCGGGCACGGACCGCAGGCAGCCTTCATAATGGCCATAGTAAGGACTCTGTTCAAGGCCGATGGGTCGGCACAGAGTGAGCTCGGCAGCACATTGCAGCAGATCAACTGCCACCTGCAGGATCTTATCGGCAAGGACAGTTACTTCGTGACCCTTTTTGCCGCGGATATTGATTTCAATAAAGGCGTAATGCGTTATCTGAGTGCCGGACACTGTCCGGGACTGATAATGATTGACGGGAAACTTGAAGAACCTCTTTATGCAATGGTTCCTCCATTCGGTTTTTTCCCGGTTGACTGTTCTCTTGCCGAGTGTCGCTTTTCCGAGTCGTTGAAATTATTCCTGTTTACTGACGGATGCTACGAGTGGAGAATGGGGGCGGATTTTTTCAGTCTTGATCCCTTTGTCGAGATAATTGAAGGTCTGATGAAAAAAGATGCTCTATGTCTTGATTCAATTGAGGATATCCTTGAACAGAATACAGGAGTGCGTCCCGTTTTTGACGATGACGTAA
This window harbors:
- a CDS encoding SpoIIE family protein phosphatase → MSIEKQDKNESCGTPRILVVDDSATMRNFLTRVLEDDYSVVTASDGVECFVRYEETRPCVILLDLIMPRMDGFSVIDKIRNEIGDQEVIIIVLTGQDEQEIKARALNSGANDYLTKPFHVVELKARVGVAIRQVMLTRQLQTANARLQRAYDIIDDEVRLVARLQDKLLPTTVPVIDGLELKSLYRPSGRASGDYYDIFGLGDGVIRVIVADVSGHGPQAAFIMAIVRTLFKADGSAQSELGSTLQQINCHLQDLIGKDSYFVTLFAADIDFNKGVMRYLSAGHCPGLIMIDGKLEEPLYAMVPPFGFFPVDCSLAECRFSESLKLFLFTDGCYEWRMGADFFSLDPFVEIIEGLMKKDALCLDSIEDILEQNTGVRPVFDDDVTAMLIDWRSVGKS